The Rhododendron vialii isolate Sample 1 chromosome 8a, ASM3025357v1 genome has a window encoding:
- the LOC131336566 gene encoding cyclin-dependent kinase inhibitor 3-like encodes MGKYARQKKEKCKGIGEIEVMEVAHDVGVKTRARALSVAAAASSKTAKKRKVSSGRESKLSTTSLIQLRSRRRPASPAASRCSSNACSDVGGGSEKVVDLEDVQIETSTCIFGNRGRRETTPSSESQAESGDLEPMARPTEANSSSAGVMPSEIELDEFFAAAEKDLQKRFTDKYNYDVANDVPLGGRYEWIQLKP; translated from the exons ATGGGGAAGTACGCGAGGCAGAAGAAGGAGAAGTGCAAGGGAATCGGAGAGATTGAAGTAATGGAGGTGGCTCATGACGTCGGCGTGAAAACAAGAGCTCGAGCTCTGTCAGTGGCGGCGGCGGCCAGCTCCAAAACGGCGAAGAAGAGGAAGGTTAGTTCCGGCAGAGAGTCGAAGTTATCTACGACGTCGTTGATTCAGCTCAGGAGTCGCCGACGACCAGCTTCGCCCGCGGCGTCTCGTTGCTCGAGTAACGCGTGCAGCGACGTCGGCGGTGGGAGTGAGAAAGTTGTAGATCTAGAG GATGTTCAAATTGAGACATCAACGTGTATCTTCGGCAACCGAGGAAG GAGAGAAACGACGCCGTCAAGTGAGAGTCAAGCGGAATCAGGAGACCTGGAGCCAATGGCGAGGCCAACGGAAGCTAATTCTTCATCCGCTGGGGTTATGCCGTCCGAAATCGAACTCGATGAATTCTTCGCAGCAGCAGAGAAAGACCTCCAGAAACGATTTACAGACAA GTATAACTATGATGTTGCAAACGACGTGCCACTGGGAGGTCGCTACGAGTGGATTCAGCTAAAGccatga
- the LOC131336565 gene encoding uncharacterized membrane protein At3g27390 yields MPCTWEEWLKIPYVVFAFCSALFLGALKSLLVGPIAGLTLIIGNVVVILGLFPSHVAWTIYTLVKTNRFDAPLKVAFLFALPVLFAIWLGLSIAGSALLGVGYGFFSPWVSAFEAFRQEDDFKKFFHCLVDGTWGTIKGSCTVVRDFADICYHSYPLYLKELRESPSTNELQPLRFIHVPGCIFVGVMGLVVEIPLYTAIAIVKSPYMLFKGWHRLIHDLISREGPFLETACIPVAGLTILMWPLFVIGSIIMAIFSSFFIGLYGSVIVYQERSIKRGVAYVIAMVAEFDEYTNDWLYLREGSILPKPIYRKKKISHSLEFSDGGNDSGEVKVSSVFTETPAMLVPSISPSVSVREAIQEVKMVQIWGNMMRACEMRGKELLDANVITPDDLYDWLKAKTSTEASIVGVGLPCYSCLQTLLNSIKGGSAGLLLLDNIEVTHLNRPQDRLLDWFFQPVMDLKEQIRVIRLGDGEARFLEKIVLFGSNTQRMEAWENGSLVPQDALRAAQIQGISRRMTGMIRSMSKLPTYRRRFQQIVKALVIYSIEKEGMNRSVSGRSVSPVELV; encoded by the exons ATGCCGTGCACTTGGGAAGAATGGTTGAAGATCCCCTACGTTGTTTTTGCATTTTGTTCTGCCCTGTTCTTGGGTGCCCTCAAAA GTTTATTGGTGGGTCCAATTGCGGGTCTAACACTGATAATAGGGAATGTTGTGGTGATCTTGGGTCTCTTTCCTTCACATGTTGCCTGGACAATTTACACCCTGGTCAA GACTAATAGATTTGACGCTCCACTTAAAGTAGCTTTCCTTTTTGCTTTGCCTGTTTTATTTGCTATTTGGCTCGGTCTAAGCATAGCCGGTAGTGCTCTTTTGGGAGTGGGATATGGGTTTTTCAGTCCCTGGGTTTCTGCTTTTGAGGCCTTCAGACAGGAAGATGATTTCAAGAAATTCTTCCACTGCCTTGTG GATGGAACTTGGGGAACTATCAAAGGAAGCTGTACTGTGGTTCGAGATTTTGCAGATATTTGCTATCATTCGTACCCACTCTACTTGAAGGAATTGCGTGAATCCCCGTCTACTAATGAACTTCAACCTCTTAG GTTTATTCATGTGCCTGGATGTATTTTCGTTGGTGTGATGGGACTAGTTGTGGAGATTCCTCTTTACACGGCTATTGCCATAGTAAAGAGTCCATACATGTTGTTCAAAGGGTGGCACCGACTTATACACGACCTAATAAGCCGTGAAGGCCCATTTCTAGAAACAGCTTGCATCCCAGTTGCTGGTTTGACAATCCTTATGTGGCCACTTTTTGTCATTGGGAGCATCATTATGGCAATTTTCTCAAGCTTCTTCATAGGATTGTACGGTTCAGTTATTGTATACCAG GAGAGGTCAATCAAAAGAGGAGTTGCCTATGTGATTGCGATGGTTGCGGAATTTGATGAGTACACCAACGACTGGCTTTATCTTCGAGAGGGGTCTATCCTTCCAAA GCCCATTTACCGAAAGAAGAAAATCTCTCACTCATTGGAGTTCTCTGATGGAGGAAATGATTCGGGTGAAGTGAAAGTCAGTTCTGTTTTCACAGAAACACCTGCAATGCTTGTGCCCAGCATATCACCTTCGGTATCAGTCAGAGAGGCCATACAAGAAGTCAAAATGGTGCAG ATATGGGGAAACATGATGAGGGCTTGTGAAATGCGCGGCAAGGAATTATTGGATGCCAATGTAATAACGCCAGATGACCTCTATGATTGGCTGAAAGCTAAAACCAGTACTGAAGCATCCATTGTTGGTGTCGGGCTACCTTGTTATTCATGTTTGCAAACTCTTCTTAACTCTATAAAAGGAGGATCTGCTGGTTTATTGCTCCTTGATAATATTGAAGTCACGCATCTGAACAGACCCCAGGACAGATTGTTGGATTGGTTCTTCCAACCTGTTATGGACTTAAAGGAACAGATAAGGGTCATAAGATTGGGAGATGGTGAGGCAAGGTTCTTGGaaaaaattgttcttttcgGAAGCAACACTCAACGTATGGAGGCTTGGGAAAATGGCAGTTTGGTCCCTcaagatgctcttagagcagcTCAAATCCAGGGTATTAGCAGAAG GATGACAGGAATGATAAGAAGCATGTCAAAGCTTCCCACTTACAGAAGGCGATTTCAACAGATTGTTAAGGCATTAGTTATATATTCTATAGAAAAGGAGGGCATGAACAGATCCGTTTCTGGGCGATCAGTTTCCCCTGTTGAACTTGTATAA